Proteins encoded together in one Synechococcus sp. BL107 window:
- the murQ gene encoding N-acetylmuramic acid 6-phosphate etherase produces MAGFDPSLQPSDDRGHLLTEQSNPRSRRLDQLATTDLVNLFVDEDRRPQEAVAGASEALAAAVDAIAARLFDGGRLFYLGAGTSGRLGVLDAAECPPTFCSDPKLVQGVLAGGTPALLRSSEGLEDLEQAGREDLERHGFQQGDCLVGIAAGGTTPYVRGGLSYARSIGALAIGMACVPKDQAPLPCDIDIRLLTGPELLTGSTRLKAGTATKMALNILSTTVMVRLGKVYGNRMVDVAASNSKLVDRSLRILRDLIGVEREEGLALLGLSDGSVKLALLMKAGKLSKDQAEGVLERNDQQLRQALESCGATLTQL; encoded by the coding sequence ATGGCTGGCTTTGATCCCTCACTTCAGCCCTCTGATGACCGCGGTCATCTCCTGACGGAGCAAAGCAATCCCCGTAGTCGCCGATTGGATCAATTGGCGACTACGGATCTTGTGAATTTGTTCGTGGATGAAGATCGTCGTCCCCAAGAAGCGGTGGCAGGGGCTTCAGAGGCATTAGCCGCCGCCGTGGATGCCATTGCAGCGCGCCTTTTTGATGGTGGTCGGTTGTTTTATCTGGGGGCTGGAACCTCTGGCCGGCTTGGTGTCTTGGATGCCGCTGAATGCCCTCCAACCTTTTGTAGTGATCCCAAGCTTGTTCAAGGGGTGTTGGCTGGAGGAACCCCGGCCCTATTGCGTAGTTCAGAAGGTCTTGAGGATCTTGAGCAGGCCGGTCGTGAAGATCTGGAGCGGCATGGATTCCAGCAGGGGGATTGTTTGGTGGGCATCGCAGCTGGTGGTACGACCCCCTATGTGCGGGGTGGTTTGTCCTACGCCCGTTCAATCGGTGCCCTCGCGATTGGGATGGCCTGTGTTCCCAAGGATCAAGCCCCGTTGCCCTGCGATATCGATATCCGTCTGCTGACGGGTCCGGAATTGTTAACGGGTTCGACGCGACTCAAAGCCGGCACCGCCACAAAAATGGCCCTCAATATTTTGTCGACCACGGTGATGGTCCGTCTTGGCAAGGTTTATGGCAATCGCATGGTGGATGTGGCAGCCAGCAACAGCAAGTTGGTCGATCGTTCCCTGCGCATCCTCCGTGATCTCATCGGCGTCGAGCGTGAGGAGGGTTTGGCCCTGTTGGGATTGTCGGATGGTTCCGTCAAACTTGCACTTCTGATGAAGGCTGGAAAACTTTCAAAAGACCAGGCAGAAGGTGTTTTAGAGCGGAACGACCAACAATTGCGGCAGGCGCTGGAGAGTTGCGGTGCAACATTGACTCAACTTTGA
- the mtnP gene encoding S-methyl-5'-thioadenosine phosphorylase, producing MEHQSPDLSNARVGVIGGSGLYAIAGLEDEQEIEVQTPFGLPSDQLRVGRLEGVETVFLARHGRHHQFLPREVPYRANLWAMRSLGVRWLVSVSAVGSLQASIRPRDMVVPDQFIDRTQQRPATFFGEGCVAHVSLADPFCSQLSQLLSDAAESSLPNGQTLHRGGTYLCMEGPAFSTRAESELYRSWGCSVIGMTNHTEARLAREAELAYTSLSMVTDFDCWHQDHDAVTVEMVMGNLRANAMATEPILRTLIHRIGAARPASSAHTALANAVVTPKEVVPPQTRQKLDLFTAPYWGEWSQS from the coding sequence ATGGAACACCAGAGTCCAGATCTGTCCAATGCACGCGTAGGAGTGATCGGGGGCAGTGGTTTGTATGCGATCGCCGGTCTTGAGGATGAACAGGAGATAGAGGTACAAACGCCGTTTGGCCTTCCATCCGATCAACTGCGCGTTGGTCGTTTGGAGGGCGTCGAAACCGTTTTTCTGGCACGTCACGGACGCCATCATCAATTCCTGCCCCGCGAGGTTCCCTACAGAGCCAATCTTTGGGCGATGCGTTCCCTGGGTGTGCGTTGGTTGGTGTCCGTCTCCGCTGTTGGCTCCTTACAAGCCTCAATACGACCGAGGGACATGGTGGTGCCCGATCAGTTCATTGACCGCACTCAGCAGCGTCCAGCGACGTTTTTCGGGGAAGGATGTGTGGCCCACGTGAGCCTGGCCGATCCTTTTTGTTCGCAACTCAGCCAGCTGTTATCGGATGCGGCCGAGTCGTCCTTGCCCAATGGGCAAACATTGCATCGAGGTGGAACGTATTTGTGCATGGAAGGGCCAGCGTTTTCCACCCGAGCAGAGAGCGAGCTTTACCGGAGTTGGGGGTGTTCCGTGATCGGCATGACCAATCACACCGAAGCGAGGTTGGCTCGAGAAGCCGAATTGGCATACACCTCACTGAGCATGGTGACCGACTTTGATTGCTGGCATCAGGACCACGACGCCGTGACTGTTGAGATGGTGATGGGGAATCTGAGGGCCAATGCCATGGCCACCGAACCGATCCTTCGAACGCTCATACATCGGATCGGCGCTGCACGACCAGCATCATCCGCCCATACGGCCTTAGCGAATGCAGTCGTAACTCCTAAGGAGGTTGTGCCCCCTCAGACGCGTCAAAAGCTCGATCTCTTCACTGCCCCCTATTGGGGAGAATGGTCTCAAAGTTGA
- a CDS encoding peptidylprolyl isomerase gives MTKALMDTEAGPIELELFDTDAPNTVANFVKLVKDGFYDGLAFHRVIPGFMAQGGCPNSREGAKGMAGTGGPGYQIDCEINSKKHQAGTLAMAHAGRNTGGSQFYICYEGQPHLDGVHTVFGLTGNMDVVLKLNNGSRINKVTIQES, from the coding sequence ATGACCAAGGCCCTGATGGATACCGAAGCAGGCCCAATCGAGCTCGAGCTGTTCGACACTGATGCGCCTAATACCGTCGCTAACTTCGTCAAATTGGTGAAGGATGGGTTCTACGACGGTCTCGCTTTCCACCGTGTGATCCCTGGTTTTATGGCCCAGGGTGGCTGCCCCAATAGCCGTGAAGGGGCCAAGGGAATGGCGGGCACCGGCGGCCCTGGGTACCAGATCGACTGTGAGATCAATTCCAAGAAGCACCAGGCTGGGACTCTTGCCATGGCCCACGCCGGTCGCAACACCGGGGGCTCACAGTTCTACATTTGTTACGAGGGACAGCCACACCTTGATGGAGTCCACACGGTGTTCGGTCTCACCGGAAATATGGACGTCGTGCTGAAGCTGAACAACGGTTCACGCATCAACAAAGTCACCATTCAAGAGAGCTAA
- the ribBA gene encoding bifunctional 3,4-dihydroxy-2-butanone-4-phosphate synthase/GTP cyclohydrolase II: MAIRNGACVVVVDDEQRENEGDLICAAQFATPEAINFMATEARGLICLAMEGDRLDELDLPLMVDRNTDANQTAFTVSIDAGIEHGVTTGISADDRARTIQVALNPSTRPADLRRPGHIFPLRARSGGVLKRAGHTESAVDLSLLAGLSPAGVICEIQNTDGSMARLPELRAYADQWGLKLISIADLIRYRLENERFVKRMAHAELPSQFGAFQAIGYKNDLDGSEHVALVKGDPASLREPVLVRMHSECLTGDAFGSLRCDCRPQLEAALRQIEAEGQGVVVYLRQEGRGIGLINKLRAYSLQDGGLDTVEANERLGFPADLRNYGVGAQILSDLGIHRLRLLTNNPRKIAGLGGYGLQVEERVPLVMDAGDHNADYLAVKRDKLGHLFEADTPCTVLAMAVRGQPDTWPHVRRQVESVAHEHGFQMDALHEPRLLALWDRPQFVWKINPGDRDPYRLIQALAKISGTEALGLMRVPSERMALHPPQTLERLDREFTDLGSDQGAGLIKTSPVLLFWRHSAQ, from the coding sequence GTGGCCATTCGCAATGGAGCCTGCGTGGTCGTCGTGGACGACGAACAACGTGAAAATGAAGGGGACCTCATTTGTGCGGCGCAGTTCGCCACCCCAGAGGCGATCAATTTCATGGCAACGGAAGCCAGAGGGTTGATCTGTCTCGCCATGGAGGGAGACCGCCTTGATGAACTGGATCTCCCGCTCATGGTGGATCGCAACACAGATGCCAATCAGACAGCCTTCACCGTCAGCATTGACGCTGGCATTGAACATGGCGTCACCACAGGCATTTCAGCGGATGACCGGGCTCGGACCATTCAAGTTGCCCTCAACCCTTCAACAAGGCCTGCGGATCTCCGCCGTCCAGGCCATATCTTCCCCCTCCGTGCACGCTCTGGGGGCGTCTTAAAGCGCGCTGGCCATACGGAGTCGGCTGTTGATTTATCCCTGTTGGCTGGCCTTAGCCCAGCTGGTGTCATTTGTGAGATTCAGAACACCGACGGCTCCATGGCTCGCTTGCCAGAGCTCAGGGCCTACGCCGACCAATGGGGCTTAAAACTCATCAGCATTGCCGATCTGATTCGCTACAGGCTTGAGAACGAGCGTTTCGTCAAGCGGATGGCGCACGCCGAACTGCCAAGTCAGTTCGGCGCATTTCAAGCGATCGGCTACAAAAATGATCTCGATGGATCAGAGCACGTTGCCCTGGTGAAAGGAGACCCAGCGTCTTTGCGGGAACCGGTTTTGGTGCGGATGCACTCGGAATGCCTCACCGGAGATGCCTTCGGATCACTGCGCTGCGACTGCCGCCCCCAACTGGAGGCGGCGCTTCGCCAAATCGAAGCCGAAGGACAGGGGGTCGTGGTGTACCTGCGACAGGAAGGTCGTGGCATTGGCTTGATCAACAAATTGAGGGCCTACAGCCTTCAGGACGGTGGACTTGACACCGTTGAAGCGAATGAACGATTGGGCTTTCCAGCCGACCTACGCAATTACGGGGTTGGAGCACAAATCTTGTCCGACCTTGGGATCCACAGGCTGCGGCTACTCACCAACAATCCACGCAAAATTGCCGGATTGGGTGGATACGGCCTTCAGGTGGAAGAACGCGTTCCCCTCGTGATGGACGCAGGAGACCACAATGCCGATTATCTCGCTGTGAAGCGAGACAAACTTGGCCACTTATTTGAGGCGGACACGCCGTGCACTGTGTTGGCCATGGCGGTTCGCGGGCAACCAGACACTTGGCCACATGTGCGTCGACAGGTGGAATCAGTGGCGCATGAGCATGGCTTTCAAATGGACGCACTCCATGAACCAAGGCTGCTCGCCCTTTGGGACAGACCGCAATTCGTTTGGAAGATCAATCCTGGTGATCGTGATCCGTACCGGTTAATCCAAGCGTTGGCCAAGATTTCAGGCACAGAAGCCTTAGGCCTGATGCGCGTTCCAAGCGAACGGATGGCACTCCATCCACCTCAAACATTGGAACGTCTCGATCGAGAGTTCACAGACTTGGGTTCGGATCAGGGGGCTGGCCTAATCAAGACCAGCCCGGTTCTGTTGTTTTGGCGCCATTCAGCACAATGA